From the Lactuca sativa cultivar Salinas chromosome 9, Lsat_Salinas_v11, whole genome shotgun sequence genome, the window ttcgagagtttcactaatatcatatgcgtttaaattgaaataaacatgcattattttctgtaaataaggaagattactcatacaTTACAGTTTTCGGATACAAAACTACATTATTCACTTtaagaaaaatatcggatttttctggaacaactaggCCATTATTTGATGAGCTTTTTCATAAAGATAtccaaatacttatgaactcaccaaccattgtgttgacacttttcaaactgcttgtattctcaggaaatcgctaaacaggtaacaaaatacttttgaggatgggacgttaaggcgtcaaacttatcttattttgtcaacatattgtaattgaatttgagacatgtaacacatacaatgatgtaactttttcaattatatatatgttggttgtgtttactttcatcactattaccattgttattatgatactacacatgaagtcctccatccctggacgtttccgccatccttggttcaggggtgtgacaaaccttcatactactcgccgagtctgttcttcggactcggcgagttcatgccatgcacaaactccatacaactcctgaggtcagatctgttccatacattcataaatctggccttcccaagcatgataatcacgtaaagttcggaccttgacactcatataacatctaaatggtccaaaatggtgatttagtcccaaaaatgacatcccaagctcatggctcccaaaatgactcataaagctccaagggttaaggcctctggacctctttgggtccatatccagaacacaaactcgagaagggaccaaatgctccacttaatcaacctctaaaagggttagaaaaccctaacactaagaatcaacaccaaaactgaagaaggtccgaaaataatacctcaatacaatctctatgagctcaaaaaccaccaaaatcgcacctccttcagcctcctcttgccttggtcacttccttcttgcaaaaacacccacaaaaggatcaagaatggcctctccttcctcacaaacgctctagatctcttagggtttctctctgggggttggtggccgtaaatgacggccctaagggcctttaaataggtctcaaaccctggaaattagggtttcattaaacagcgtggactcgccgagtccactcgtgaactcgccgagtccaactgtgaactcgcatacgaatccgcgaccatactcgacgagtttagacgccaactcgccgagtctccctacAATATTCAAAAGtaaaagaacaaaatataatacctgggaaCCCGGATGTTACAAGAATTTTCaattcataatagattttcatgTCGCTTTTACTACGATATTATATACTTTGACTATGAATTTCATACATCTAATAAAGAATTATCATTACACTAGTGAATTGTCATTTCATTAGGGTATTGTCAGACCACTTTTACCATGAAATTATACACTTTGACAATGAATTTTAGACACTTAATAAGAATTGTCATTTCATCAATGAactatcatttcatcaaggaatTGTTATGTCACTTTGAATACAAAATTGTACACTTTAACTACAAATTTCATACATTTAATAAGAATTGTAATTTCAATAGGGAATTGTCATTTAATAATACCATATTCTTTTGCTATAAATGTGGTTCATTAAACTCATTTTGCAATCATCTTTCTTTCAACTAATTTAAGTTATATCAACATATTTGAAAATGAGGTCATTAGATGGAGTTCACTAACAAATTTGTAATGACTTGGATcttgtatacatataatctatgAGAAATATTAGAGTTTTTCTTACAATGCACCACCACTACTCCACTAGACAACCTCGGATAATCGACCTTTTTTTGGCCGGTCTGGGTTATAGTtgaaacaaatcaagcccttcttggggcactCCCTGCTCATGTGGCCTGATTGGCCACAACCATAACATACCGAGCCTGCTACCCGACATACTCCACTGTGCCACTTCCCGCACTTGGCACAACGACCCCGACCCTACTGGCCTCTGCTTGGAGGATCGGATGTCTTAGACTTCTTGTCCTGACCCAATGTCGTCTGAACCTGCTCTGACTTCCGCTTTGTCCGGAGCTCCAATTCTATTTCCCACTTACGAGCCTTTTCATTCatgtcattcagggtcttgcaccctaaaaagctcacaaactcccgaatatcatccctcagcatagCATAATATCTCGTCTTCCTCATCTCTTCATCCACAACATACTGTGgaaccagcaatgccctctctcTGAACTTGACGATAATCTCTGCCACAGACTTCGTAGTCTGGtgaaggtcctggaactccctcatcagctgttgcacctcaatggtcGGTGAAAACTCTCGATCAAACCTCCGCATAAAATCCTTCCATGTCATCACTATCACACCCGCCGTCCTAACCTCATGAGTAATCTCCTACCACCAGTCTCATGCTAGATCCCTCAACATACAGAACGTGAATCCCACCGTTGCCGCCTCGGGGCAAAAGCTTGTGCGCCGAGCATCCTCCATGTCAGCAATCCAATGACGACTAGCGATGGGGTCCTTAACCCCAAAGAACTCAGGCActccacatgccttgaactcccagAATGAGGGAGTTCGAGTCCCAACCTGACCCGTAGGGATCTTGGCTTGGAAAAACCTGAACcactcctccataatctccatgaCCCTCTCCTTGACGGTACCGAAAATCACTGGGGTAGCATCAAGGATACCACGAGTAACCTCGACTGCGATAAGTTGACACAACCTCTCATTAATTGACTCTATCCTAGAGCCTGGACCCGATCCTGAACCCGATCCCGAACCTGAACCTCCTCGCGTAGCCATTACCATCATCAACTGAAAATACAACATAGAAAGCAATTGATAAGGAAGTTCAAAGGGATTCCTCCCCACCGGACTCCATAGAACTTCCAGGTCTATCCTTGTCTCGGGTACAAaacctgtgctttcagtagtatgggtccaatactaccttccacacctacatgtaccttccCCTAAGGCCATACCTGATACCTCTAATTCACCCAAGCATAGATAAAACATGACCTACAAAACACAACACATACGCATATCCTAGACTCTTCTAGGATTTCTCAATCCTCACAAAACCAGAAACCTTAATCAACATCacaggttgccttatgcatgcaagttatacataaATAGATtcacatagactgtcaaataaagtttctatcttaagaccacaactaaacaaggaacaggaaattcGGCAGAATCCATCATTCTAGGCCTATGCAATCCTAAacatatacaactttgaaagctTACACTTAGCAAATAACAAAGTCAACATCGATTCTAAGCATCATATTCATATCATTGAATTCTCCTAGGCTACAAGGTATCACACAAATCAGACAATTTTCAtaactcctgaaggtatccttagccctattctagcatgtatTTCACATATTAGCATACTAGTTGAAATTCATAAACATGGTTAAATTTTGcgaaacacttacttgagctcgtccGATTGCGCGCATTGCATTCCCCCTTTGTACTTaagaaaatgtttttcaaaaaagCTTGACTTTTGTTTCTTTTAAAAATGGTTACCatttcctcaatttgagttctgacacacgcGAGAGTGTGCcccaatccctcaaaccaaggctctgataccaacttgtaacataacatgtcaaaatatcagagtattaaTATCAATAAATGCGAAAAATGGTGGAGAGTGAATGTTGCaccatcaagtcgggcccttccccttagtaccggaagtacctgaaaacacccAAATAAAttgtaagcaaaagcttagtgaactcccaaaatatcacataacatacaaccacataataccatgcaacatacatatagttaccatgggctacccccatggtctttacctgaaatgccataggctccccccatggtctgacatccaagtgccatgggctaacCCATGGTCTGATATGTAAGTGCCATGAGCTACTCCCATGGTCTTCGTGAAAGTGCCACGAGCTACCCCCGAGGTCTTTAGACAAATAAATACATGACAATTGTCAATCCACGTGTCAaataagggccgacattggtgccttcgaccgatTGATATAGTacgaagactcacctcaaactgctgaTAAAAATATTGTCCGGCTACCGGTCCAAAAATATCACACTGAATATACCCAAGTTAACCTAATTAGGATTAAGTCACAAACTCAAAGCATagtccaaaaccctaagtccAAACTTCTCCAATAAGGCCCATAAGTTTTTCTTCTTTAATGGGCCTAACATCCTAGGTCCAAAACAATAATCGGCCACAAGGCCCAAAAGGCCTAACCATGCCACTTATGGTCCAACAACAAGTTCGAAGGCCCAAATACTCTAATAGATCTAGGCCCAATGCTAAGTAGGGCCCAAATGGCTCAAAGGCCCAACAAAATCTCAAAACCCACTAgaaacgtacgcccaacgtacatcatcagtacacttagcgtactgggTTCTTTGGCGGTACGCACAGCGTACAAACTAGTACGCCTAGTGTACAAGCTGCTTTGCACAAAaagccattaagtgcttaatttaTGAAGCCACTTCGTCCAATTCCAGATCTTGGTCATTTTAAAGGTCCTacggcataaagttggcaactttatgactttgcatgccaTATAGGAACCCAACACCTCATTTTATCCATGAAGACTCCCTTTAAGATCTTAAACTCATGCATAGTGCCATAACAACTATCAAGTTAGCATTTTTATGCTTATAACATGCCAAAGgaacttagatctaacatttaTAACCTATGGAGTTGCTCAAACTCACAAAAGAGGATCCATGGACCAAAATTGGACTTATTACCAAACCCTATCTCAAACTAGCAAAAGGATAAGCAAGGTTtggactttttacctccaaaagctgATCAAGATGTTCTAGATGCAGGATCTAGAAGCTCTCCTACATCCAACACTTGCTCACCTCCTCATTCTTCTTGCAAACACACCAAAAAGGGTTACTTTTGGCACCTTCAAGCTCAAGGATCACTCTCAAAGGTAACTAGGCTTAAGGGACGATTAAAAGCAGTGGAGGCTGGTAAGGAAGAGGGTCCAATATCATAAATAAGCTTAAATAAGGCTCAAGTCTGAGAATTAGGTTTTTAGCCTTtggcctcgtacgccccgcgtacaaacCTCAGCTACCTGATGCACACACTTGTGTATGCTAAGCGTATATATATGTAAATCCGACATACGAAGGGTCCTCTCTTGCCAACTTTAAATACATCAAGGGCTTAAAATGAAATACATGGATTTGGATTTTACAACACGTGTTCATTAAATTTCACACCACATCGTGGGCATCCATGCCCACATCGTGGATGTGGGTTTTCTCCAAAACCATATTTTGATTCCTTAAGTCTTGGCCAATCTTCTTCGGGAAACGGGTGTTACAAAAGCTCTACGTCATGTGTACAACTAGAGTACGTAGCGCGTAGTTCAATGTAAGTTGACCTTGGATTTTTGACTCGTTTACTTTTGGTCAACTTGTAGGGTCGGTCTCGGGAAGGGCAAAATGGTATTTTGAAGTTAGAAGAGTTATTCTTAGTCTAAGGACTTGCCGGTTTGAATTTTTTACCTTGGTTTTAACTTAAGGATGTTTTGGTGAATTGATAGTGTAAGGAGTTCGAGGATCGGTAGCTTTAGCTGATGTTTTCTCTTTGATAGTTGattaaggtgagttttccttactatacccatgggtcgaaggcacctagGTCGGCCCACTAGGTTGTATGATGTATGTTGGTATATACGATATTGTTATACTATAATGATCTGTAGATATGCCTGATTATATGttgttggttatatgtttatctgttgcatatgtcgacatagtgcggTTGGGCTGAGGCAATACTGCTTTGTGTGGGAGCCAACAAACCCAGGCGCAACCCATATATAAGCTGGGGGCCGGGAGGGGATTccaaacttatgttgtgggctcgagaACAATCCAGGCATAAGTTGAGGGACGGGAGGGCAATCCAGACTGATGTTGTGGGCTCGTAGGGGTAATCCACTCTGATGACTGTGGACCCGAGGGTAATCCATCACGATGGTTGTGGGCCCAATATGCATGtcgttatatgtttgtgtgtgggggactttgggggaaatcactaagctttgacttacaatttgattttatgattttaggTACATCAGAGGACTAGGCAAAGCGAATGTGTGATTGTGCACAAGATCCTGGATTTTTAtctaacttatgattttgggagacttTGATTCATGATTTTGGAAtggttaaaattttttttttcatgattttaggGATGTTACAATATCCACTTAATGTGACCTCTAACAAACAatcatttaagaaaaaaaaatcagctCAAACATCACATACTAGGGTCGAGGATTCAATGACAAGGATGAACTAGAAAAAAAGTCCTTACACCATAATTTGTAACAACTTAAATTATATAAACTAAAGTTTTGTTAATACGACGGTAAACTTTATAGCAATAGTCATAGCAAAATCATAGTATTTTAATGAGTAATGACATATCGTAACAACTAACACGATGACCCATAAAGCTCTCTTTTGGTGCGTGGCGGGCCACTCGATTAGCATGAATCTGGACAATCACTTTGGGTCTGAgttgtaatatatataaaaaaagggTCATGTACGGATACCCACTTTGTCTCCTTTCAAAACCAGCCATGTCACAAACCATCATAAGTTGGAGTTAACGAAAGACAACCTCTTGATATCCAAATACCAAATGTGATATTTCCATGGATATCATTGTTACGTAGAAcacaatgaaaaaaaattaaactcaaatagagtttgtatgcaaaatttaTCAATGATCAAAATTAAATTTTTCATGGAATACCTTACTAGTTAAATAAATATGACTTTCCAAAATCCAAATTAAAAATGTGTTATATCTATGGATAGACATCGTTAAAAAAACACAATGAAACAACTAAATCTAAATTAAAAATATGCTATATCTATGGTAGATATTGTTATAGAAAACACAATAAAAAAATTCAACTGAAACGGAGTAGttatgatttatgaagcttctttggAAAAAATTTGATAATGGCCTACGAAacgaaaattattattattattattattattttgcgttaaaaaaaaacttggaaaaaatagctatattttaaataaaaatttatttaaactttatatatAGGCAATCAGCCAATCACAGTACCCAACCACCAGTCTTTTTTGCTGTCTCTCCCCTTTCTCGCTCTCCGTGTTCACCATGTTCAAAACCACTCTGCGTACCGCCTTCGCTGCCATTTTCGTTCTACTAACGCTTCTGATCTCTCAAGCTCACGACAATGGAGAAGGAACTcgaagaagaagtagaagtagACAATCAAACGAGTGCAATTTGTTCAAAGGAAGCTGGATTATGGATCCATCGTACCCGATTTATAACGGATCTGAATGCCCCTTCGTAGACTCCGGATTGAACTGTCAGAAGAACGGAAGAGACGACACGATGTACCTCAAGTTCAGATGGCAACCTCATCGTTGTGCTCTTGCGAGGTTAGTAGCTTTTTCAATAATGTAGGGGATCTGTTCGTGGTTTTAGTTTATGAGCTCAAGAACAAATTGTTTTCTAGAAATTTCGAATGCTGAATTGCTGAAATAAATGAATAATCTGTTGCTGGATCAATTTATCCTTGTTTCAGACTTTCAGTTCATTCTATCAACGTTTCAAACAAATGGATTCCAATCATATCTGCTAATTTTTACTCTggatttcattatacttttcccTAGGAAAAATTGCAAATAACTGTTAGTATTCTACAAATGGAAATGTACAGTTTCAGTGGCAAAAGGTTTTTGAGGAGAAATAGAGGCAAGAAAATCATGTTTGTGGGCGACTCACTGAGTTCAAACCAGTGGCAATCACTCGCATGCATGCTTTACCACTCGGTTCCTTCCACTAAGCATACTTTCACGCGTGAAGGACCACTCTCAAATCTTTCATTCCCAGTAAGTTAATGATATAAATATTGTGTTTATTATTTGAGTCGCGTTGTCTTTTTAATtgtattaaaattaaaaatttcaaCCTTCATTGTTTTGCAAATTTGAAGTTTTATTTTGTGTTTGTTGAAGGAATATGGAGTTTCGGTTATGTACTTGAAAAACGGGTTTCTTGTAGACCTTGTGGTGGAGAAAGAGAGCCGAGTTCTAAAATTGGACTCGATAAGTAGAGGAGGGAAATGGGAGGGAGTAGATGTTTTGATCTTCAATAGCTATCATTGGTGGACACACAGCGGATCCCTTCAAACGTGTGTCATTCATATTCTTTCTCTGTTAAATCGTTCTTTCTTTGTTTAAGTAAAAATGGAAAAGTATCAACTTatttgaatcatatgatttgatttTTTGGGTGTAGATGGGATTACTACCAAGTCGGGGAAGAGATATACAAAAACATGGGACGAATGGAAGCTTACAAGATCGCTTTGACCACATGGGCGAAATGGGTTGACTCGAACATTAATCCTAACAAGACCCGAGTCTTTTTTCAAGGGATCTCTGCCATTCACGATGAGTAAGCTAAAAATAATTTGATTTAATCATACTGTATTTGTTACACAAGACAAGATTGGATTGGACTGGACATGACAAAACAAACTTCCTAGAGCTATTTTTGATGACAAAAATATAGACATTCACGTCTTTTCTCGAACTAAAGATTAAAAAGTAAAGACATTGTCCCATTAACATTGGTTTGTCCACATTTTTATAATATTGTCAGATCAGTCACAATCCAAGTCAACGTActgcatttttagggttttggttgtAACTTGTTTTGTTGCTTTTGTTCGAATTATTAATCGACTTTTATGTGAATAGGGGCAAAGATTGGAATGAGCCAAACGTCCGGAGTTGTGAAGGGCAAACCCTACCTATTCATGGACTTCATTTTCCCGGGAAAAGATACCCGGGGCAACACGTTGTGAAGGGCGTTTTGGTCAAAATGAAAAATCCGGCTTATTTATTGGATATAACGCTTCTTACTCAACTAAGAAAAGATGGTCATCCGTCCATATACGGTGACGAAGGTCGAGATTGTAGCCATTGGTGCCTAGCTGGGGTTCCCGATACTTGGAATCAAATTTTGTACAATATTTTGCTCAAAAAATAATCTTTTTTGCATTTAATTAGAAGGTAAGTTCAACAtttaatttgcaaaaaaaaaagacATGGAATCTAGGTTTGTTTTTGTATCCTTTTGTCTCTTATCGGCAAATCTATGGGCTTTTGTGCTTGATGCGGATGATCGGGTCCTTCGTACACCTTAAGATGAGTAAACAAATCTCGTCCAAGCTACAAAATAAGTATAACAAATTTAAGAAAAAGGAAAGCAAAATATGAAAATTGGAAGGGTGattttggaaaatattgttttccTCTTTGATTACTACATACCAAAAAACTACTCAAATCAAACAAAAAGTTTGTGAACTTACCCTTCCTTTAGGAAGCATCCCACGAACAGCATGCTCAATAATCCTTTCAGGAATCCTCTGTTGAAGTTGATCAAAAGTTTCCACTGTCATTCCACCTGGTCTTCCTGAATGCCTCCTGTAAAGTTTCTGTAGCCTCTTTTTACCCGAAACAGCAACTTTCTCAGCATTCACCTAATATTTACAAATTATGCTCATAGTTGATTACAATAGATTGTTATAAAAGATGAAGTAGAGGAATGTATACCACAATTACAAATGCTCCCATGTCTACACTAGGAGTATAGGTTGGAAGATTCTTCCCACGTATGTGAACTGCTATAGCTGATGCCATTCTTCCAAGAATTTTATCAGTTGCATCAACAACATACCATGTCTTTTCTGTGTTCACATGGTCTTCAGCTTTAGGGTACCATGTTTTGTTCCATACATCCTGTCCACAAACGATAGAAGAATGTTACAGATTCTATATACAGATTTCAATCAGACTTCGTCCGATATACAGAAGTTTGGATACAGATTCTATGAAGCTCAAACACATTCTACTTTTTGATGTATAACTAGGAACTGTAAAAGTGTAAGACTATGCAACATTCTTCCATTGATAACAAGTCAACTGATAGAGTAGTTACATGATTGAGTATTAATTTGATAAATCGATCTGTAATTTTTGAAAGCGAATCTTCGTTTTCATTTTTCGAACAATTAACCTAAATTAGGCATCGAAGATCGCCGTAGGGCACAATTACGGAGTAATGTCTGCACAATTGTGCTAAACAAATGTTTACGAAATTAAGAGCAAATACTCAACCATGTAGTCAAGCAATGCTCTAACATTCGTTCTAATTTCGGTCGACAACAGAGAATTCGCCGGAAAACGACGAGAAAAGGGAGATTAAAAGGAGTACCGGTCCTTTGAAATCGGAATCGGTAAACATCCAACGCTGCTCAACAGGTGCAAGTGTCCGTTGTTGAACTTTCTGTTCTTCGCAGCGAATCTGAAAGTTCCGACTGGTTCGAGCTCCGATGATGTGCTTTGGGGAGGAGGCTGATGCTGCCATTGTTGAAAACCCGAAGAGAACTGGAGACCTGTTGTTCTGTGAGGCTCCGAACATCACAGACGATGAGGTTGCATACGCCATCGCCATTTGCTGTTAGTTTTCTCCGACCTCTGTCACCACCGTCTTCAATCTTCCTTCTTCAGGGAAGTAGGAGTAGGATAAGGTTTAGTGCAGGAAGCTCAGTTCCTAGAAATGCTTTTATCGGACAGTTGTAGATATTTTCATTTCCACCCCTAGTTTATTTTATGATACACACAAACTCCCCTGAGATTGGAGATTGAAAATTGGTAAAAAGGGGTTACAATGTCTTAAACTTAAAGCCTAATATTTTCCACACTCCATGGCTCCACTAAGAATTGATTATTGTTTGATATAAGATATTctaatttttttatgaatataagctttattaattaaaaataaagacaAATAACTTTAAAAATAGTATGAAATATGTTAAAAATAAATGAAGGTGATGTATACATGCTCTTACATGACGGTGTCTAGCGAACCCGATTATGACCTGGAAACCCATTTATGACTTGTGAACACGATTATGACTCACGAACATGCGTACTCGTATAATTGAATGGGTTGTCTCTATGTTTGACAAATACGAGTTAGTGTTGAACCAT encodes:
- the LOC111898957 gene encoding protein trichome birefringence-like 42 gives rise to the protein MFKTTLRTAFAAIFVLLTLLISQAHDNGEGTRRRSRSRQSNECNLFKGSWIMDPSYPIYNGSECPFVDSGLNCQKNGRDDTMYLKFRWQPHRCALASFSGKRFLRRNRGKKIMFVGDSLSSNQWQSLACMLYHSVPSTKHTFTREGPLSNLSFPEYGVSVMYLKNGFLVDLVVEKESRVLKLDSISRGGKWEGVDVLIFNSYHWWTHSGSLQTWDYYQVGEEIYKNMGRMEAYKIALTTWAKWVDSNINPNKTRVFFQGISAIHDEGKDWNEPNVRSCEGQTLPIHGLHFPGKRYPGQHVVKGVLVKMKNPAYLLDITLLTQLRKDGHPSIYGDEGRDCSHWCLAGVPDTWNQILYNILLKK
- the LOC111898958 gene encoding 50S ribosomal protein L13, chloroplastic, encoding MAMAYATSSSVMFGASQNNRSPVLFGFSTMAASASSPKHIIGARTSRNFQIRCEEQKVQQRTLAPVEQRWMFTDSDFKGPDVWNKTWYPKAEDHVNTEKTWYVVDATDKILGRMASAIAVHIRGKNLPTYTPSVDMGAFVIVVNAEKVAVSGKKRLQKLYRRHSGRPGGMTVETFDQLQQRIPERIIEHAVRGMLPKGRLGRDLFTHLKVYEGPDHPHQAQKPIDLPIRDKRIQKQT